One window from the genome of Streptomyces sp. NBC_00091 encodes:
- a CDS encoding SMI1/KNR4 family protein: MSDTFDVAEFLAGGCRERADAWAFVSAFAASWFTPLSPADGFTLDQVQRAEDRLGVHLPVALREAYTLFGRRRDLVAQQDPLLEPEELLFDPSGELLVFRSENQGCAGWGVSLTDLHREDPPVALFSDRLPNSGRRRFLDRLSLACVETVLSEAVVGRWRQGRACQATPEVVACLETEFARVPLPPYPAWFEPMGPGVRWFSAAGLLLRLEPGSEGTELVVTGQTEGDLQRAIEAIPGAWPDAEPTVTRTISEHDLVLPF, translated from the coding sequence ATGTCTGACACGTTCGACGTAGCTGAGTTCCTGGCGGGTGGGTGCAGGGAACGGGCGGATGCGTGGGCATTTGTCAGCGCTTTTGCCGCCTCCTGGTTCACTCCGTTGTCACCGGCTGATGGGTTCACGCTGGATCAAGTACAGAGAGCTGAGGACCGCCTCGGCGTTCACCTTCCTGTTGCTCTCCGGGAGGCGTACACGCTGTTCGGTCGACGGCGAGATCTGGTTGCGCAGCAGGACCCGCTGCTGGAGCCGGAGGAGCTGCTGTTCGACCCTTCCGGCGAACTTCTGGTCTTCCGCAGTGAGAATCAAGGCTGCGCCGGTTGGGGTGTGTCTCTGACCGACCTGCATCGGGAGGACCCACCGGTCGCTCTGTTTTCCGATCGCCTGCCGAACTCCGGACGGCGTCGTTTTCTCGATCGCTTGTCGCTGGCTTGTGTCGAAACCGTGCTGAGCGAGGCTGTCGTTGGCAGGTGGCGACAAGGGCGCGCATGCCAGGCGACCCCTGAGGTAGTTGCCTGTCTAGAAACGGAGTTCGCGCGTGTCCCGTTGCCGCCCTATCCGGCGTGGTTTGAGCCGATGGGACCGGGAGTCCGGTGGTTTTCTGCCGCTGGCCTGCTGCTGCGTCTGGAGCCCGGCTCCGAGGGGACGGAGTTGGTTGTAACAGGTCAGACGGAAGGTGATCTTCAACGCGCGATCGAAGCGATTCCCGGTGCCTGGCCTGACGCCGAGCCGACCGTGACCAGGACAATCAGTGAGCACGACCTTGTTCTGCCGTTTTGA
- a CDS encoding transposase, producing GTDLAAVTADQVREVVERLVAAGQWRRGDPEVLIVLDAGYNAPRIAHLPLVVTIAITTRRRAAAAATRRVTVQTGPTTAPSDPPAS from the coding sequence CGGGACCGACTTGGCCGCGGTCACCGCCGACCAGGTCCGCGAGGTCGTCGAACGCCTTGTCGCGGCCGGTCAGTGGCGGCGGGGTGATCCCGAGGTCCTCATCGTTCTCGACGCCGGCTACAACGCACCCCGCATCGCCCACCTCCCCCTTGTGGTGACGATCGCGATCACTACGAGAAGGAGGGCGGCCGCCGCGGCCACGAGGCGGGTGACGGTCCAGACCGGGCCCACCACCGCCCCGTCCGACCCACCGGCCTCGTAG
- a CDS encoding lactococcin 972 family bacteriocin, whose protein sequence is MKKPGNLTLGVVSVLVAAGAVVASGPAVSAAPQVQSFSAAKGDIPPVELIGPNGEKPVEWGVATFVEGSGALTKESVGGGTWHHGTRADGGYKQCYSNYIYPDKKHSASVAIGDLTDKDIQAADVWAKASRTTGWAYKCSTYWGVY, encoded by the coding sequence ATGAAGAAGCCTGGGAATTTGACTCTCGGCGTGGTCTCGGTACTGGTTGCTGCTGGGGCGGTGGTCGCCTCCGGGCCGGCCGTCTCGGCCGCACCGCAGGTGCAGAGTTTCAGTGCGGCCAAGGGCGACATCCCGCCGGTCGAGCTCATAGGTCCGAACGGCGAAAAGCCCGTCGAGTGGGGTGTGGCAACCTTCGTGGAGGGCTCCGGCGCGCTCACCAAGGAGAGTGTCGGCGGGGGTACTTGGCATCACGGTACGAGGGCTGACGGTGGCTACAAGCAGTGCTACTCGAACTACATCTACCCCGACAAGAAGCACTCCGCCAGCGTCGCCATCGGGGATCTGACGGACAAGGACATTCAGGCGGCTGACGTCTGGGCCAAAGCTTCCCGTACGACTGGCTGGGCCTACAAGTGCAGCACCTACTGGGGTGTCTACTAA
- a CDS encoding DinB family protein — protein MSSELKRPPLQADERTALIGWLDLQRQILRWKCEGLSDEDARRPVIPTSPAMTMAGLISHMRWTEHIWLEVLFLGGDKKQNPAFDESSKNADWHTDGRSLAELLAEYEAQCTRSNEIVAAADLDDVGRHPDFRDGSANLRWILIHLVEETGRHAGHADIVRELLDGTKGYY, from the coding sequence ATGTCATCGGAACTGAAACGCCCCCCGCTCCAAGCGGACGAACGCACCGCGCTCATCGGCTGGCTGGACCTGCAGCGGCAGATCCTGCGCTGGAAATGCGAAGGGCTGAGCGACGAGGACGCGCGCCGTCCGGTCATCCCGACCTCACCGGCCATGACGATGGCCGGTCTCATCTCCCATATGCGCTGGACCGAGCACATATGGCTGGAAGTGCTGTTCCTCGGCGGCGATAAGAAGCAGAACCCCGCATTCGACGAGTCAAGCAAGAACGCCGACTGGCACACCGACGGCCGCTCCCTCGCAGAGCTCCTCGCGGAGTACGAGGCCCAGTGCACCCGCAGCAACGAGATCGTTGCCGCGGCCGACCTGGACGATGTCGGCCGCCACCCCGACTTCCGCGACGGCAGCGCCAACCTCCGCTGGATACTGATCCATCTCGTCGAGGAGACGGGGCGACACGCGGGGCACGCGGACATCGTCCGGGAGCTACTCGACGGCACGAAGGGCTACTACTAG
- a CDS encoding integrase has protein sequence MSEWHVEWVPDPGRWGTLPAEGVLGVQDLPEAVARIGLRPGDPVYLRPDGMVDRDFLDFVRSEVFRNLERETKRNYGTDYRPLLNFLSSRGLSWREARRQDLADYRHWRCDAPENPGRIGGSKWDREAAAFTKLFKWGKVYPLPVDVSRHEDRAPDSVSARVSWLTPRTWDLWLDIGLRGHTRAGVAVLGWESRTELRNTSFVQMVLSSGLRRQECGSLLTLELPTQSLRRGRYLHGQLAGALTRSKNSRTYYASVDSVGQVEAYVESERAWAIQRAQERGLYDRLPVVRLITEVTRGLRPKVEWVDRNGVVGAQELSRLGWRERQWLFQPGPDGPEPAWLWLTEQGLAMAPDRWNGVFRAANLRCEQVLLTEEDRAMHRRFRLAEVRGKSPYATPHSGRHSFALYMLILLNELFEKRYGLTKKDRRDFAQLFGDPWWLVKTLLGHSDVETTKRHYLAPVSHLQLESILAAAESTEEGQDIEDADGVFARLARETVGIQDIDTIVEVVW, from the coding sequence TTGAGCGAGTGGCACGTGGAGTGGGTGCCGGATCCAGGCCGGTGGGGAACGCTGCCAGCGGAGGGTGTTCTTGGGGTGCAGGACCTGCCAGAGGCGGTGGCCCGCATCGGTCTGAGGCCGGGCGATCCGGTGTACTTACGGCCGGACGGCATGGTGGACCGGGATTTCCTGGATTTCGTACGGTCTGAGGTCTTTCGGAATCTGGAACGGGAGACGAAGCGGAATTACGGAACGGATTATCGGCCGCTGCTGAATTTCCTGTCCTCGCGTGGGCTGTCGTGGCGTGAAGCAAGGCGGCAGGATCTGGCGGACTACCGGCACTGGCGGTGTGATGCGCCAGAGAACCCAGGCAGGATCGGTGGTTCGAAGTGGGACCGTGAGGCTGCCGCGTTCACGAAGTTGTTCAAGTGGGGCAAGGTCTATCCGCTTCCGGTGGATGTCTCCCGGCACGAGGACAGGGCCCCGGACTCGGTGAGCGCGCGGGTGTCGTGGCTGACGCCGCGGACCTGGGATCTGTGGTTGGACATCGGACTGCGGGGCCATACCCGCGCTGGCGTCGCCGTGCTGGGCTGGGAATCGCGTACGGAGCTGCGGAACACCAGCTTCGTGCAGATGGTACTGAGTTCTGGGTTGCGTCGGCAGGAGTGCGGCTCGTTGCTGACGCTGGAGCTACCCACGCAGAGTCTTCGCCGCGGCCGCTACCTGCATGGCCAGCTGGCGGGTGCGTTGACGAGGTCGAAGAACAGCCGGACCTATTACGCGTCGGTGGATTCGGTCGGCCAGGTCGAGGCTTACGTGGAGTCAGAGCGGGCGTGGGCGATTCAGCGAGCCCAGGAGCGGGGCCTTTATGACCGGCTGCCGGTCGTGCGGCTGATCACCGAGGTGACCCGCGGGTTGAGGCCGAAGGTTGAGTGGGTAGACCGGAACGGGGTCGTCGGTGCTCAGGAGTTAAGTCGGCTGGGCTGGCGTGAGCGGCAGTGGCTGTTCCAGCCGGGCCCGGACGGGCCGGAGCCGGCGTGGCTGTGGCTGACCGAGCAGGGTCTGGCGATGGCCCCGGACCGGTGGAACGGTGTGTTCAGGGCGGCGAATCTGCGCTGCGAGCAGGTCCTGCTCACCGAAGAGGACAGGGCGATGCACCGGAGGTTCCGGCTTGCGGAGGTGCGCGGGAAGAGTCCGTACGCGACGCCGCACTCTGGCCGGCATTCGTTCGCGCTCTACATGTTGATCCTGCTCAACGAGCTGTTCGAGAAGCGTTACGGGCTGACCAAGAAGGATCGGAGGGACTTCGCCCAGCTCTTCGGTGATCCGTGGTGGCTGGTGAAGACGCTGCTGGGTCACTCGGACGTGGAGACGACCAAGCGGCACTATCTCGCGCCCGTGTCCCACCTGCAGCTGGAGTCGATCCTCGCTGCCGCGGAGAGCACCGAGGAGGGCCAGGACATCGAGGACGCGGACGGGGTGTTCGCCCGGCTGGCCCGCGAGACGGTCGGCATCCAGGATATCGACACGATCGTCGAGGTGGTGTGGTGA